The Paramisgurnus dabryanus chromosome 6, PD_genome_1.1, whole genome shotgun sequence genome has a window encoding:
- the ackr4a gene encoding atypical chemokine receptor 4, whose product MESSDEYYDDYDEYNNNSSSSSSNFSYDDYQTICEKSDVRSFARIFLPVVFGLCLVIGLAGNALVVAVYAYCKQLKTMTDVFIVHLAIADLLLLLTLPFWAADAVHGWQLGVPLCKLVSSLYTINFTCSMLLLAHISLDQYLALMAGDRNRGLARVFRKNHSKKLCVAIWIVACFLGVPDLVFATVKELHHQNNCLSTYPSDMAHRAKATLEVLEVIIGFLLPLLVMLYCYICVGRALVMLPVERRWRKWRSIRVLLAMVGVFVVTQLPYNVIKFCRAMDIVYAFVTHCGVSKQLDRATHITESLALTHCCLNPMLYTFIGSTFRQHVMKCAKGFGDRGRRLARVREQQEINISLNSHSQSRETSTFSI is encoded by the coding sequence ATGGAAAGCTCAGATGAGTACTATGATGACTATGATGaatataacaacaacagcagcagcagcagctcAAACTTCAGCTACGATGATTATCAGACCATATGTGAGAAGAGCGACGTGCGCTCCTTTGCCAGGATTTTCCTCCCGGTCGTTTTTGGGTTGTGTTTGGTGATAGGTCTAGCGGGGAATGCCCTGGTTGTGGCGGTGTACGCTTACTGCAAGCAGCTGAAGACAATGACTGATGTGTTTATAGTGCATCTGGCCATAGCCGATCTGTTGCTTCTCCTGACGTTGCCCTTCTGGGCCGCAGATGCGGTCCACGGCTGGCAGCTCGGAGTTCCTCTCTGTAAACTTGTCTCTTCCTTGTACACCATCAACTTCACTTGCAGTATGTTGCTTCTGGCCCATATCAGCCTGGATCAGTACCTGGCTTTAATGGCGGGAGACAGAAACAGAGGCCTTGCGCGAGTCTTTCGTAAGAACCACTCTAAAAAGCTTTGTGTTGCGATCTGGATCGTTGCATGTTTTCTAGGCGTCCCTGATTTAGTGTTTGCGACTGTCAAGGAACTGCATCACCAAAATAATTGTCTGTCAACATATCCGTCGGATATGGCACACAGAGCCAAAGCCACTTTGGAGGTGTTGGAGGTCATTATAGGCTTCTTGCTGCCTCTGTTGGTGATGCTTTACTGTTATATCTGTGTAGGCCGAGCTCTGGTGATGCTGCCGGTGGAGAGGAGGTGGAGGAAGTGGAGGTCTATCCGTGTGCTGCTGGCTATGGTGGGAGTCTTCGTGGTCACACAGTTACCCTACAATGTGATCAAGTTCTGCCGGGCTATGGACATCGTGTACGCGTTTGTGACTCACTGTGGTGTCAGTAAACAGCTGGACAGGGCTACGCACATCACAGAGAGCCTCGCATTGACACACTGTTGTTTGAACCCCATGCTTTACACCTTCATTGGTTCAACTTTCAGACAGCACGTCATGAAATGTGCCAAAGGATTCGGAGACAGAGGGAGAAGATTAGCGCGCGTAAGAGAGCAACAGGAAATAAACATCTCCTTAAATTCCCATTCACAATCCCGAGAGACCAGCACATTTTCTATTTGA
- the ralyl gene encoding RNA-binding Raly-like protein isoform X3, which translates to MWVQGRAITCFSKYSVHDLMDMYRRTVHKGRRHSQRYINMAGEPRPYRPKVGSKRPFSLYSGYEFDYDFYRDDFYNRIFDIHGRLAPSPRAIIPIKHSRVVALSTTRRTKNSFQPKMSSCASYLTSISSVKPDQLLTIKQELSQIKLKIDSLLGRLEKIERKQFAEAEAQRRHEKAHQSLYSEAAEDSGEDMDRELQEGRSWKVIDEGDDGYADSVTNELIENHISDVDN; encoded by the exons ATGTGGGTTCAAGGGAGAGCAATCACTTGTTTCTCAAAATATAGTGTGCACGACCTGATGGACATGTACAGAAGAACAGTGCATAAAGGCAGACGTCACAGTCAGAGAT ACATCAACATGGCCGGAGAGCCCCGTCCTTATAGGCCGAAAGTGGGATCAAAACGTCCCTTTTCCTTATACAG TGGCTATGAATTTGATTATGATTTCTACAGGGATGATTTTTATAACAG GATTTTTGACATTCATGGGCGATTGGCACCTTCCCCTCGGGCTATTATACCTATCAAGCATTCACGTGTGGTCGCTCTCTCAACAACACGTAGGACAAAAAACTCTTTCCAGCCAAAGATGTCCAGTTGCGCTTCTTATCTTACATCAATATCATCAG TAAAACCTGACCAGCTCCTGACAATCAAGCAAGAACTGTCTCAGATCAAGCTGAAGATTGACTCCTTACTGGGAAGGTTAGAGAAGATTGAACGCAAGCAGTTTGCAGAGGCAG AGGCCCAGAGGAGGCATGAAAAGGCCCATCAATCCCTCTATAGTGAGGCAGCAGAGGATTCTGGAGAAGATATGGATCGGGAGCTTCAGGAAGGAAGGTCTTGGAAAGTGATTGATGAAGGTGATGATGGCTATGCTGACAGTGTTACCAATGAACTG ATTGAAAATCACATATCTGATGTAGACAACTGA
- the ralyl gene encoding RNA-binding Raly-like protein isoform X1, with amino-acid sequence MTGKTQTSNITNKTDPRSLNSRVFIGNLNTTVVKKTDIELIFTKYGKITGCSVHKGFAFVQYASERNARSAVAGENARVLAGQTLDINMAGEPRPYRPKVGSKRPFSLYSGYEFDYDFYRDDFYNRIFDIHGRLAPSPRAIIPIKHSRVVALSTTRRTKNSFQPKMSSCASYLTSISSVKPDQLLTIKQELSQIKLKIDSLLGRLEKIERKQFAEAEAQRRHEKAHQSLYSEAAEDSGEDMDRELQEGRSWKVIDEGDDGYADSVTNELIENHISDVDN; translated from the exons ATGACTGGAAAAACTCAAACCAGCAACATTACAAACAAGACAGATCCTCGCTCTCTCAATTCCAGGGTGTTTATTGGTAACCTCAACACCACTGTGGTGAAAAAGACTGACATTGAACTCATTTTTACTAAGTATGGAAAGATCACTGGCTGCTCTGTGCATAAGGGCTTTGCTTTCGTTCAGTATGCCAGCGAGAGGAACGCTCGTTCTGCAGTGGCCGGAGAGAATGCCAGGGTACTTGCTGGACAAACCTTGG ACATCAACATGGCCGGAGAGCCCCGTCCTTATAGGCCGAAAGTGGGATCAAAACGTCCCTTTTCCTTATACAG TGGCTATGAATTTGATTATGATTTCTACAGGGATGATTTTTATAACAG GATTTTTGACATTCATGGGCGATTGGCACCTTCCCCTCGGGCTATTATACCTATCAAGCATTCACGTGTGGTCGCTCTCTCAACAACACGTAGGACAAAAAACTCTTTCCAGCCAAAGATGTCCAGTTGCGCTTCTTATCTTACATCAATATCATCAG TAAAACCTGACCAGCTCCTGACAATCAAGCAAGAACTGTCTCAGATCAAGCTGAAGATTGACTCCTTACTGGGAAGGTTAGAGAAGATTGAACGCAAGCAGTTTGCAGAGGCAG AGGCCCAGAGGAGGCATGAAAAGGCCCATCAATCCCTCTATAGTGAGGCAGCAGAGGATTCTGGAGAAGATATGGATCGGGAGCTTCAGGAAGGAAGGTCTTGGAAAGTGATTGATGAAGGTGATGATGGCTATGCTGACAGTGTTACCAATGAACTG ATTGAAAATCACATATCTGATGTAGACAACTGA
- the ralyl gene encoding RNA-binding Raly-like protein isoform X2 produces the protein MTGKTQTSNITNKTDPRSLNSRVFIGNLNTTVVKKTDIELIFTKYGKITGCSVHKGFAFVQYASERNARSAVAGENARVLAGQTLDINMAGEPRPYRPKVGSKRPFSLYRIFDIHGRLAPSPRAIIPIKHSRVVALSTTRRTKNSFQPKMSSCASYLTSISSVKPDQLLTIKQELSQIKLKIDSLLGRLEKIERKQFAEAEAQRRHEKAHQSLYSEAAEDSGEDMDRELQEGRSWKVIDEGDDGYADSVTNELIENHISDVDN, from the exons ATGACTGGAAAAACTCAAACCAGCAACATTACAAACAAGACAGATCCTCGCTCTCTCAATTCCAGGGTGTTTATTGGTAACCTCAACACCACTGTGGTGAAAAAGACTGACATTGAACTCATTTTTACTAAGTATGGAAAGATCACTGGCTGCTCTGTGCATAAGGGCTTTGCTTTCGTTCAGTATGCCAGCGAGAGGAACGCTCGTTCTGCAGTGGCCGGAGAGAATGCCAGGGTACTTGCTGGACAAACCTTGG ACATCAACATGGCCGGAGAGCCCCGTCCTTATAGGCCGAAAGTGGGATCAAAACGTCCCTTTTCCTTATACAG GATTTTTGACATTCATGGGCGATTGGCACCTTCCCCTCGGGCTATTATACCTATCAAGCATTCACGTGTGGTCGCTCTCTCAACAACACGTAGGACAAAAAACTCTTTCCAGCCAAAGATGTCCAGTTGCGCTTCTTATCTTACATCAATATCATCAG TAAAACCTGACCAGCTCCTGACAATCAAGCAAGAACTGTCTCAGATCAAGCTGAAGATTGACTCCTTACTGGGAAGGTTAGAGAAGATTGAACGCAAGCAGTTTGCAGAGGCAG AGGCCCAGAGGAGGCATGAAAAGGCCCATCAATCCCTCTATAGTGAGGCAGCAGAGGATTCTGGAGAAGATATGGATCGGGAGCTTCAGGAAGGAAGGTCTTGGAAAGTGATTGATGAAGGTGATGATGGCTATGCTGACAGTGTTACCAATGAACTG ATTGAAAATCACATATCTGATGTAGACAACTGA
- the lrrcc1 gene encoding leucine-rich repeat and coiled-coil domain-containing protein 1, with amino-acid sequence MAVGELCLIEKDISSLLEIPLNPSISSLNLHCNRLCKIEGLATAWHIRHLDLSSNRICRIEGLVSLSSLRTLNLSCNLITRVEGLNGLTNLTSLNLAYNQINDLTGLLYLHGAEYKLKHLQLHSNRLDSMNHLLQCMVGLQNLKDVTLSKDGSQNPVCLLPGYRDMVLQSLSRITALDGVDRLGNTSPLAEDSPMDVPGLEDFLEFLISSDASVTGDLAKSDTLLNAPRIDEVLTQFWQRGEKPAAENHENELRIKKLEQQVSHLIQKVPAGDGFKTSHALPSAVRKAKKDTDQTSESECDSTKENQRHSRIPARPKGSAAKKITKDIRPKSACVTDTQKQRSSKQAAGTRLRTTSIHSSGSVETVESITKGPKTITASPNKSPGQSQQETYRAIVEERDQERERRWKAEQAVKRLTEQVKNLQTQASEEKDLQSLALHTTDRLKEMLLKERSDRAGLQTRLQELEERYRSTVEQMEQTRNREDQHKRALCSLEESMSQAEAVRAQQRAEEIKRTQELENKVSAFKREVEILRASARHHKEKLQQLHELLASREEMHRKELASRLLPGGTEFKDAVAKEVEATEKRFAQKQAEMEQKIADSQKQYAALEDEFRIALTIEAKRFSEVKEAFDQMSSELIEVKSSLSQSQRKEKQSASLVQELTTMVKEQKTRIAELLKAKREAATEFKDRVQSLESRLEEDKRLSLQVELLKKDKSKLLSQLTAQESVIDGLRAERKLWGQELAQQGASLAQDRGRLEARIEILSSELESQKKQNERDNDALRIKAKIVDDQTETIRKLKEALIERDEQIRKLRDESVQDQRKLKQKLEEDMASAAELRDNVEQLSLRKEELKQQLLDKEAELDEFKETYRASSKKWQEKAELLNRLESQVKRMKEGFDSKERALVEERDKASQAHRAAVEKLHCVDDAFRRQLESLQASHQAELLRLANDKQKQIEQANQKVLQVEEEMRQLLEETESNKRIMEEKMRRLTKVLKDF; translated from the exons ATGGCTGTTGGAGAGCTCTGTCTGATTGAAAAGGACATTTCAAG TCTGCTAGAGATACCACTTAATCCCAGCATCTCATCTCTGAATCTTCACTGTAATCGCCTCTGTAAGATTGAAGGCTTGGCGACAGCATGGCATATTCGACATCTGGACCTGTCATCTAATCGCATCTGTCGTATAGAGGGATTGGTTTCTCTGTCCTCACTACGCACCTTAAACTTGTCTTGCAATTTAATCACTAGGGTCGAAG GGCTCAATGGACTAACAAATCTTACAAGTCTAAATTTAGCCTACAATCAAATAAATGACCTAACTG GCCTCTTATATCTTCATGGAGCTGAGTACAAACTAAAACACCTGCAGCTCCACAGCAATCGTCTGGATAGTATGAACCATCTGCTGCAGTGCATGGTGGGACTGCAGAATCTGAAGGATGTTACTCTCAGCAAAGACGGCTCACAGAATCCAGTCTGCTTACTGCCAG GCTATAGAGATATGGTCCTTCAGTCTCTGTCTCGGATCACGGCACTAGATGGAGTAGATCGCCTGGGAAACACTTCTCCTTTAGCAGAGGACAGTCCTATGGATGTTCCTGGACTTGAGGATTTCCTAGAATTTCTTATTTCATCAGACGCTAGCGTTACTGGAGATCTG GCAAAATCAGACACTCTTCTCAATGCTCCACGTATTGACGAGGTCCTGACCCAGTTTTGGCAGCGAGGTGAAAAACCAGCCGCAGAAAATCATGAAAATGAGCTACGTATTAAAAAACTAGAGCAACAGGTTTCCCATCTCATTCAGAAG gTACCAGCAGGGGATGGCTTTAAAACGAGCCATGCTTTACCTTCTGCAGTTCGTAAGGCTAAGAAAGATACTGATCAGACATCAGAGAGTGAATGTGACAGCACAAAAGAGAACCAGCGGCATTCCAGAATCCCGGCCCGTCCGAAAGGCTCTGCAGCGAAAAAAATCACCAAGGACATCAGGCCCAAATCTGCATG TGTAACAGACACACAAAAGCAGAGATCCTCAAAGCAGGCTGCTGGCACCCGTCTTAGGACGACGTCCATCCATAGCTCTGGATCTGTGGAAACAGTTGAGTCTATAACAAAAGGCCCTAAAACAATCACAGCAAGTCCTAACAAAAGCCCAGGTCAATCCCAACAAGAAACCTATAGG GCAATAGTGGAAGAGCGAGACCAAGAGCGCGAGCGACGGTGGAAGGCAGAGCAGGCTGTGAAAAGGCTCACAGAACAAGTCAAGAACCTGCAGACTCAAGCCAGTGAGGAAAAGGACCTACAGAGTTTAGCCCTGCACACCACAGACAG GTTAAAGGAGATGCTGTTAAAGGAGCGTTCAGATAGGGCAGGACTGCAAACCCGCTTGCAGGAGCTGGAGGAAAGATACAGGTCTACGGTAGAGCAGATGGAGCAGACGCGCAACCGAGAAGACCAACACAAGAGGGCGCTGTGCAGTCTGGAGGAAAGCATGAGCCAGGCAGAGGCTGTCAGGGCACAGCAGCGTGCAGAAGAG ATCAAGAGGACTCAGGAGCTGGAGAACAAGGTGTCTGCTTTTAAAAGGGAAGTTGAAATACTCAGAGCATCAGCACGACATCACAAAGAGAAGCTACAGCAGCTGCATGAACTATTGGCCTCTAGGGAGGAGATGCACAG GAAGGAACTTGCATCGCGGCTGCTTCCTGGTGGGACTGAGTTTAAGGACGCTGTAGCTAAAGAGGTAGAGGCTACAGAAAAAAGATTTGCCCAGAAACAGGCTGAGATGGAGCAAAAGATTGCAGATTCTCAAAAGCAGTACGCCGCCCTGGAGGATGAATTTCGTATTGCTCTTACCATTGAAGCAAAGCGTTTCTCAGAG GTAAAGGAGGCTTTTGATCAGATGTCTTCTGAGCTGATAGAAGTGAAATCAAGCCTCAGCCAGTCACAGCGAAAAGAGAAACAGTCAGCCTCTCTGGTGCAAGAGCTCACAACTATGGTGAAGGAGCAAAAAACAAGAATAGCTGAGCTTCTCAAAGCTAAACGAGAAGCTGCAACTGAGTTTAAG GACCGTGTGCAGTCATTGGAATCCAGGTTAGAAGAGGATAAACGCCTCAGTCTACAGGTGGAGCTACTGAAGAAGGACAAGTCCAAGCTGCTGTCCCAGCTTACAGCTCAAGAGTCTGTCATAGATGGCCTACGGGCAGAGAGAAAGCTCTGGGGCCAGGAACTTGCACAGCAAG GTGCATCCTTAGCACAGGATCGTGGTCGACTAGAGGCCAGAATTGAAATTTTGTCAAGCGAACTGGAATCGCAAAAGAAACAGAACGAGAGAGACAATGATGCGCTCAGGATTAAAGCCAAGATTGTTGATGACCAGACAGAGACTATTCGTAAATTAAAGGAG GCACTGATTGAGCGAGATGAGCAGATCCGTAAACTGCGTGATGAGAGTGTGCAGGACCAGCGAAAGTTAAAACAGAAGCTGGAGGAGGACATGGCATCTGCAGCGGAGCTCAGAGACAACGTCGAGCAGCTTAGTCTCAGGAAGGAGGAGCTAAAACAACAGCTCCTTGATAAGGAGGCAGAGCTTGATGAATTCAAAGAGACCTACAG GGCTTCAAGTAAGAAATGGCAGGAAAAGGCAGAACTGTTGAACAGGCTCGAGAGCCAGGTGAAACGAATGAAGGAGGGTTTTGATTCCAAAGAGAGGGCTCTGGTGGAAGAAAGAGACAAAGCTTCACAAGCACACAG agcGGCAGTGGAGAAGCTTCACTGTGTGGATGATGCTTTCCGTAGACAACTGGAATCTTTGCAGGCATCCCATCAGGCTGAACTACTACGTCTTGCCAATGACAAACAGAAACAGATAGAGCAAGCCAATCAAAAG GTGCTTCAGGTGGAGGAGGAAATGCGCCAGCTGCTTGAAGAAACTGAGAGTAATAAAAGAATAATGGAGGAGAAAATGAGACGTCTCACAAAAGTGCTAAAAGACTTTTAA
- the e2f5 gene encoding transcription factor E2F5, producing MAESNSASFSHATPNGSSRHEKSLGLLTVKFVTLLQEAKDGVLDLKVAADSLAVKQKRRIYDITNVLEGVGLIEKKTKNTIQWKGESSGCQPQEVLEQVEHLKANIAELEVQERELDMQKACLQQGIKHLNEDPLSCRYSYVTHEDICDAFSGDTLLAVMAPSGTQLEVPVPEMGHNGQKKYQVNLRSHLAPIQVMLINRESSCSKPVVVSVPPLDEISAMPTPPSTPAGLQRFPISSAELCDLKRSQLKSPAVEHQLTPSSTPPDVHMDCNPETPASQCLLMQESLGDAEAVEHHQREMGGQDLQSMLDEMREEREGVSDLIDELMSSDVFPLLKLSPNHGVDYNFNLDDNEGVCDLFDVQILNY from the exons ATGGCGGAGTCGAACAGCGCGAGTTTCTCTCACGCGACCCCGAACGGGTCCAGTCGCCACGAGAAGAGTTTGGGTCTCCTCACAGTCAAGTTCGTCACTCTGCTACAGGAGGCCAAAGACGGGGTGCTCGACCTAAAAGTG gCTGCAGACAGTTTGGCAGTCAAACAGAAAAGAAGGATCTATGATATTACCAATGTTCTGGAAGGAGTTGGGCTcattgaaaaaaagacaaaaaacaccaTTCAGTGGAA GGGAGAGAGTTCAGGATGCCAGCCTCAGGAAGTTCTGGAGCAAGTGGAACATCTCAAGGCAAATATTGCTGAACTGGAAGTTCAAGAGAGAGAGCTGGACATGCAGAAAGCGTGTCTGCAACAGGGCATCAAACATCTGAATGAAGACCCCTTGAGTTGCAG GTACAGCTATGTGACACATGAGGACATATGTGATGCGTTCAGTGGAGACACTCTTTTAGCTGTTATGGCACCATCAGGGACACAGCTGGAGGTCCCGGTACCTGAGATG GGCCACAATGGTCAGAAGAAATACCAGGTGAACTTGAGAAGTCACTTGGCTCCTATCCAGGTGATGCTAATAAATAGAGAGTCGAGTTGCTCCAAGCCCGTGGTCGTCTCTGTTCCTCCTTTAGATGAAATCTCTGCCATGCCAACTCCTCCTAGTACTCCAGCGGGTCTGCAGAGGTTCCCAATATCCTCAGCAGAGCTCTGTGATCTAAAGCGCAGTCAGCTCAAAAGCCCTGCAGTGGAGCACCAGCTCACACCGTCCTCCACACCGCCTGATGTGCATATGG ATTGCAACCCAGAGACCCCTGCTAGTCAGTGTTTGTTGATGCAGGAGTCTCTAGGTGATGCCGAAGCCGTTGAACACCATCAACGGGAAATGGGGGGTCAGGATCTACAGTCCATGCTGGATGAAATGAGGGAGGAGAGGGAGG GTGTTTCTGACCTCATAGATGAATTAATGTCATCAGATG TTTTCCCCCTGTTAAAACTTTCACCCAACCATGGCGTGGATTACAATTTCAACCTTGATGACAACGAGGGAGTCTGTGACCTTTTTGATGTGCAGATTCTTAATTATTAA